DNA from Nocardioides yefusunii:
CGGCGTCGCGCACCCCGGAATCGCCCCCGGTTTGGCGTCCTCGGCCAGATCGTCGTAAAGTTCTTCTCGTTGCAAGGGACACCGCAAGGTGGAACAGAGCAACGGGCGCCATTAGCTCAATTGGCAGAGCAGCTGACTCTTAATCAGCGGGTTCGCGGTTCGAGTCCGTGATGGCGTACAGAGCAAGGCCCGGTCGATGGAAACATCGACCGGGCCTTCTTCGTTGTCCGCCCACAGGTCCACCCCGGCGGGCTACCCTCCGCGAACACCGGTGGGCAACTCCGGCGCTTCGCGGCGAGCTGCCCTCCAGTGCCCGCCCCGTCGCGCGGCAGTGGTGTGGCCGTCGCGCGGCAGTGGTGCAGCCGTGGTGCGGTTGCTGCTGCAGGGGGCACTCCCCCGCAGCAGCTCAGATCACTTGACGATCTTGCGCACGACGATCAGTGCGACGACGACGCCCACGGCAATGCCGGCGGCGCGGAGGATCGCGTCGGTCTTCGGGGCACCGGTCTCGAGGTCGACGAACTTCGACTTCACGGTCGTGACCTCACGGCCCACGATCGTCTTCGGGTGCGCGCGGTAGAGGAGCTGGTCCAGGGTCGCCGCGAGGCGCTCGCGGGTCTGCTCGATCTCGGACTCGAGGGCGTTCACGTCGTTGGTCACGCTGCGAGGTTACCAACACCACAGCACCCCGTCCCACGAGGGACGAGAAGGAATTGTCGGCCGCGGCAGGTAGCGTCGGCCCCGGACCAGAACCACCACCCCCTGACGCACAGGAGCACCCGTGAGCCAGCGCCTCTCCCCCGGCGACGTCGCCCCCGCCTTCACCCTGACCTCCGACACCGGCGAGCAGGTCTCCCTGTCCGACTTCGCGGGCCGTCGCACGATCGTCTACTTCTACCCGGCTGCGATGACCCCGGGCTGCACCAAGCAGGCCTGCGACTTCACCGATTCCCTGGACTCCCTCAAGGCCGCCGGCTACGAGGTCGTCGGGATCTCCCCCGACAAGCCCGAGAAGCTCGCGAAGTTCCGTGAGCGCGACGGTCTCACCATCACGCTCCTCTCCGACCCGGAGAAGGAGGTCCTGACCGCCTGGGGCGCGTTCGGCGAGAAGAAGCTC
Protein-coding regions in this window:
- a CDS encoding DUF3618 domain-containing protein, with the protein product MTNDVNALESEIEQTRERLAATLDQLLYRAHPKTIVGREVTTVKSKFVDLETGAPKTDAILRAAGIAVGVVVALIVVRKIVK
- the bcp gene encoding thioredoxin-dependent thiol peroxidase; its protein translation is MSQRLSPGDVAPAFTLTSDTGEQVSLSDFAGRRTIVYFYPAAMTPGCTKQACDFTDSLDSLKAAGYEVVGISPDKPEKLAKFRERDGLTITLLSDPEKEVLTAWGAFGEKKLYGKVVTGVIRSTVVVDGEGTVEVAQYNVKATGHVAKLRRDLKLD